Within the Candidatus Cloacimonadota bacterium genome, the region AAATGGCCCTTAAATGGATTGTAGAAGAATTTTTCACCACCCTAAACTATCTCACATTCGATGAACCAAGATTAGAACAAGTAAACCCCGACTGTTTGCTACTACCCGTGAATGAAGCCAATAAAATTCTGCATGTTTCTGGAAAAAAATCTGAAAAATTCCCCAATCAAACAGAAATTGAAAGCGAACGGGCTCTTTTCGTGGAGATAAAGGCATATCATGGAAGCACAAAAGTTGGAGAAAAGGAAGTTTTGCAAACATTTAATTATTCCAATAAAGGGGGAAAGGCATTATTAATTACCACAGGTGCCCTTGATTCACTGGAATCACTTGAATTTCTGAATAATAATTCGCTGAGTGGCACATCTGAGGAAAAAACATACGATGATGAAGTTTTTGCAGATTTTACGAAACAAGTGAAGCAAAAAAATAGGAAATATGCAAAGCAGATTGATATGTCGATCTCCCAAGATTCTTTTGATACACGCGGTATTTATCTATCGGCTCACAAAAAATTGCAGAAGATGTATCGTTATACCAAAGAATGGCCAGAGGAAATCAAATATCATGTTCTTAATGCACCGTCGGCCATTATGGATTTTTTGGAATCAAATGAAAAACTCGGATTAGTAGAACCAGATGCATTTCACCTGCTTCTTCAAGAAAAAAATTTACCCCATGCAGCAGATCTATTTGATCGAATTCGATCAAGTTATCTGGAAGAAATCATCATCGATCCGCCCCGTTTGTATCCCGTACTGCATGAGAATTAGGTGTTTCCATGGAAAAAGCACCTCTTTCTATCAAATTTCCACTGTCCGAACAAAAAGGAGCAGATTATTCTGATATAGATCGGATCCATCTCCGAAAGATAGCTGAAACATCCAAGGTGATATCCCCGCAAGAATTTCAAAGCATTCTCAAAAATCATCAAAAATTTCTCAAATTAGACGGCGGAGGGGGTCAATGGCAGACGATGAATATCAATGGAATAATTTTAGGGATATATCTTTCTAAACAAAGTATTCCAGGGCAAGCTATATTAAATAATCTACAGTTAGATAATCTTACGCTGACAGGAAAATTCTTACCTTATGCCAATTTAGTGGGGATTCTAGCCGAAAATTGCGATTGGAACAAGGTCAATCTTAACCACAGTTTAATCACCGATGCAAT harbors:
- a CDS encoding pentapeptide repeat-containing protein, producing the protein MEKAPLSIKFPLSEQKGADYSDIDRIHLRKIAETSKVISPQEFQSILKNHQKFLKLDGGGGQWQTMNINGIILGIYLSKQSIPGQAILNNLQLDNLTLTGKFLPYANLVGILAENCDWNKVNLNHSLITDAMCQGTSFMGASCIGTDFSRSDLRRCSFRDANLKYADFENCNLEDADFTGARLEHARFPGAILKNVTY